The nucleotide sequence GCTCTGTCCCGAGGGACAAATACCTCAAGGTAAAAGGGAAGCAGCTCTCTTTTTTATCATTTCCCCCTGCTGGTTGTAAAGATCCCAAGCCCAGACTCTTGCAACACTGAACCAtaggtgggagagagggaggagagacagAGGGTGAGGAACATGAATGGTGTTAGGCCCACCAAACCTCTGTATCCCTTCCCAGACAGGCAGTTGTTGATAGGTTGAGATTCGATGTGGGACAAAATTACAGGGTAGGAGGGTGGCTCTCAATAAAAAAACAACTAGGAAAGTCAGAGTTGAACTGTTGTCCTCTAAGGGCTGCTTAGCTCTACAGAAACACAGCCTTCAATCTAACCTGTTTAACTGGGAAGGGGAacaggagacagggagaagaaATGGTCAGATGAAGCTCATCTTCCCATCATTTGGCACccagaggaagagggggaggtgGAGACTGTAATGGGGACTGCTGGTATTGCCTCTTCTGTCTTTTCACTGTTGATCCTATTAGCCAAATCAGGTGCACACAAGTATCAGTGTTGCTTTTCTTCTAATCCTTGCAGGAGAGTCAGATGTCCATCTCGAACTGAGCATCATCCCCTAGTTAGGACAAATGAAATGAAGAGTttaacacatacacaaaaaagcacAACAGTTTTAACTGTCATTCCCTCTATCTGagagacaaaaaataattcaaactgTCCCACTCTCTGCTGCCTTGAAACAATTACTCTGCTTTGCTTTGGCTGGTCttaatctgaaaaagaagaatgGCAGTTCCATCGCCCATGGGGGGAAGCTTTGGGGAAAAGGACACAAGTGAAAACATCCCCAGTGTCTCTTTGTCTTCAGGTTGAATAAACAGCAGCTCCTGGGGAGCTCTTTGCTGTCTCTCAGGGGAGCACATTCTTCTGGAGGCTTTGGACTTTGGCCCTGCTCCAAACTGACACTTTGTCCATTAAAAAACTCATCTGAAATATCACAAAGCAGAATGCTGGCCCACATCTAGGGATCACTAAGTGCAGTCCCTGAGGAGTATTTCAGCAGTTGGCCACTCCTACCTCACCATTCTGCTTCTACagagataaagaataaaagaatgtgtTGGAGGAGGGGTAATTTAGGTAAATCTTAAAGGCAGTTCCGGAAAATAGAGGAAATAAACCATATTGCTTTTCCTCatactataaaaaagaaattcatataaGAAACAAGGTCTATTTGCCTGAGGGTGATGGAAATGGGGGCTatgaaaattgtttcattttctttctttctttctttttatttatttgagacggagtctcgctatgtcacccaggctggagtgcagtggtgcgatctcggctcactgcaagctccgcctcccgggttcacgccattctcctgcctcagcgtcccgagtagctgggaatacaggtgcccgccaccatgcccggctaattttttgtattttttagtagagatggggcttcactgtgttagccaggatagtctcgatctcctgacctcgtcatctgcccaccttggcctctcagagtgctgggattacaggcatgagccactgtgcccggcctgaaattgttttgttttctgtgttattCTTAGTCCAATGAAGCCTAGGCCAGGTAGTCCTTAAGGCATGGTTCGAGAAGTCACTTTTGGAGTTTATCATACTGATTCTGGATTCTTTTCTCCCACCAACTACATCAGATTTATGATTTAGAACTCAGGGTTTTCAGAGCATTTCAAGAAACctttgggggaggagggaaaCTTTACAGACATATAACTGAACATTAGCTATAACTGaagaactggccaggcgcggtggctcacacctgtaatcccagcactttgggaggctgaggcgggcagatcacctgaggtcaggagttcaagaacagcctaagcaacatggcgaaaccccgtctctactaaaaaatacaaaaattagccaggcgtggtagcaggcgcctgtaatcccagctacgcgggaggctgaggcaggagaatcacttgaacctaggaggcggaggttgcagtgtgctgagatcgtgccattgcactccagcctgagtgacagaatgagactgtctcaaaacaaaaaaaacaaaaaaacaaaaaataaaaactgaagaatCAATAGCTTCTCAACCTATAGCAACCAGACATTCAAATTCTAAGAGCCACGCTCTAGGTCCCCAACACCACCATTCTCTTACCAACTGCATGTTTCCTGTCGTGATTGTTCAAGTTGTTCAAATTGTTTACTTCTACTTTGGAGTCTTCAATTAAGGTGCCAGGGCTAGTGACTCCTGGGATATTGGGCAGATGGCAGGGTGGGGTCTGAGCCATGGGAGAATTGCGACGATCCAACAGAAACTTTCTGTCATAAATGATTCGAGTTCCTGGAAAACAGGGTTAAAAAGAGTTTGAAACAATTTAAGGGGTTATCACCATATACTATCCAGCAATTTAATTTAAATCCCATGTAATCCTAACTTTTAAGGATTTTACAATTGAAGTCAAAAGCATAATCTCTAACCTCCCTGCCTGTAAACAGGCTCCTCTGCCATCTGGAATgccctctttctcttctgccaGGGACACTCCTGCTGATCCTCCAAGACTCAGCTCCAACCATCACTTCCTTTATGAAGCCATCCCCACCCCTCACTTTTTTAAAAGGTTCTTCCTCTCCATCTTACACACATCACGTATTACAGGACTCCTGTTTATCCATCTGTCTCTCTTTATAGACTTTGAGTTTCTTATGTCAGGGCTATGTCTTATTTATACGTGACCTAGGCCCTAATATTaacatctttaagaaaaaaaagttttaaatttatgaaactaggaaaaaaaaaagttttaaatgaaagaataaacaagtatgagaaaaaataaacagtccCTTTTAAAGGCTTTCCAAAGAAGGACTGAGACTGACATTCTTCTCACAGCTATTATCAAAGCTGAAACTGGCAGTCCCTCTCTATTCTACAAAACAATCTGCTTACCAGTAAGTACTAcctgaatgttttaaaaacaatagttCTGAAGAATACACTTTAACTGATAAACAATTATGCTGCTTACAAATGGTCAATAGGTACATTAAAAGGTgctcgacatcactaatcatcaaggtaatacaaatcaaaaccatgatgaggtATCACTTCACATCtcttaggatggctattatcaaaaagacaagagagcctgggcatggtggctcatgcctgtaatcccaacactttgggagtccaaggcaggaggactgcttgagcccaggagtctgagtccagtctgggcaacatagggagatcctgtctccaaaaaaattatttaaaaaagagcCAAGTGAGGTGTTGTTGGTCTGAAGTCCCTACTACATGGCGGCTGAGCCAGAATAGCCTgcgtccaggagttcgaggctacagtgagctacgactgcacctctgcactccagcctgggcaacagagcaagatcctgcctcaaaattTAGATCAAATATAATTTTAGGATGAGGAAAGTAGAAACTTACCTTCATCCTCTttgctttgaaaaacaaaaactagagtAGCACTCAAAAAGGCATCTAGATATTATGAGGAACGAGGTATTCTGGGTAGCACAAAACTTAGTTCAACTTTCAAAGAGTGAACAACTTCAATTATCTTGAATGGAAATACTTCTAATACAGATTTTAAATCCCTTTATGGCCTTCAACAGAAAATGATTCAACCCTCTTAATGAATCACAGTCATTATTATGAAAATTGTTTATTATACTATATTATGACCTAAGAAGTCTCAAGCCCTATCAAGCTAATGCTCTGTTAGAGCTGAAAATCACTATACAGAGTTCAGGTGGTCAAGGCTGTGCTGGTGCACCCTTCCCCCACAGTGTCCTTGTCTCTTGTCAGACTAAGAGCTGCCTTTTTTCCAGGCTACTATGActcagtcagctcaggctgccataacaaaataccacagactgcacaacttaaacaacagaaattgtctaatagttctggaggctagaagtccaacaCTAAGGTGCCAGCATGGATGGTTTGTGGTGAGGGCTCTTTTCCTGGCTTGTAGGTAGctgccttctcattgtgtccCTTACATGGGGGTGAGGCGGCCACAGCTCTGTGGTGTTCcatcttataagggcactaatcccatcatgagggtcCCACCTTTATGACCTCAACTCAACCTAATTAACTCCCAAAGGcaccacctcctaataccatcatgtTGGGAATTAAGGTTTCAAAATAAgaatttgggggagacacaattcaatcTGTATAGCACACCTTTAACACCCTTTCTAACTTGGTGTTTCTAGTCTGCTGTGTTTGGAAATCAGCAACTTGCTTATTAGCATGCTATGTAAAATAAGGGCAAATAGGCTGAAAGGGGGTCTGATGGCCTTCCAATGAACAAAGGGAAGGAGCTTTATCGATGGACTTTGCCTATCTGTTTGAGTTACCACATTTTTGTTCATGGTTAGATTTCAGAAGGGTAAGGTTTCACTGTCAGATGAGTCAACCTGCAAATTGGAACAAGATTATTCTtacttcttggccgggcgcggtggctcaagcctgtaatcccagcactttgggaggccgaggcgggcggatcacaaggtcaggagatcgagaccacagtgaaaccccgtctctactaaaaatacaaaaaaattagccgggcgcagtggcgggcgcctgtagtcctagctactcaggaggctgaggcaggagaatggcgtgaacccaggaggcggagcttgcagtgagccgagatcgcgccactgcactccagcctgggcaacagcgtgagactccgtctcaaaaaaaaaaaaaaaaaaaaaaaaaaaaaaaaaaaaaaagattattcttaCTTCTGTAGTACATCAGGCCTGGAAATTGTGGAGATGAGGTGGTGAAAAAGCACAGCACAGAAGCAAGCTTTCTAAATTACGTATCAGCAATAACATATACATTAAAGAATTGCAATTAAACCAACTAGGATATAGGTAGTAGAGATTCTGCCTAAATGTGTGAGATATAAGAGAAACTCTGAAGAACCTCTATGATCTTAAAGAGCCGATAAGATACGGTATTTTACAAGTTTATTGAAATAGCATTCACTTACAATTCATCCACTTATAGTGCATAACTCAATAGTTTTAGTTCATATGCAGAACTGTACaatcatcaccataatcaattttagaacctTTTCATTACCCCATAACCTCCCCTCAACCCCTTAGATGCCACCTAATCTCCCCACACCCTCtggccctaggcaaccactaatctattttctgtctctatatatatatatttttttttttacctattctgatcatttcatataaatggaatcatacaatatatggtcttttgtgactgcttctttcactttcataatgtcttcaaagttcGTTTATGTTGTAGCatttatcagtacttcatttctttttcattaccaaatatttcattgtatgtatatatcacactTTATcaatttatcagttgatggactgGTAAGTCGATAAAAACAAcagtccatcaactgataaatgggtTGTTCCCACTTTTTGTCTGTTATaacattcacatacaagtttttgtgtgaacacatttcctttctcttgggtatatactaAACTAAAAAAGtggaattagccaggcatgatggctcacacctgtaatctcagcactttgggaggccaaggtatgtggatcacttgagctcaggagttcaagaccagcctgggcaacatggcaaaatcctgtctcttaaaaacatacaaaaattagccaggcgtggtgatgcatgcctgtagtccagctgctggggaggctgagggaggatgacttcagcccaggagatggaggctacagtgagccatgattgcaccactgcgctcagcctagctaacagagtgagaccctgtctcaaacaaacaaacaaacaaacaaaaggtagaactactgggtcatatggtaactctaccTTTAACCATATGAAgaattgccatttttttctttcagtttttttggggggacagtctcgctctgtcaccaggctggagtgcaactgtgcgatctcggctcacagcaacctctgcctcctgggctcctgggtttaagcgattctcctgcctcagcctcccaagtacctgggattacaggcgcatgctgctacgaccggctaatttttgtattttagtagagacagggtttcaccatgttggctaggatggtctcgatctcttgacctcgtgatctgcccggctcggcctcccaaactgttgggattacaggcatgagccatgtgcccagccagaactgcctgttttcaaagtggttgtaccattttacattcccatcagcagtgtgtgagagttctaatttttatatattgtagcCAACATATAGCAGATATGAAGTGGTTTCTCACTGTGGTTTGATcttaatttgtgtttccctgatggctaatgatgttgaacatgcTGTTTTCATGTACTTACAGGCCATTCCaccatatatcttcttttgaagaaACTGTCTATTCAGAACCTTTATTACTAAATTAtgataagttatttattttggatataaatcTCTTATAtgactgcaaatattttctcctattctgtgggttatcttttcatttgcttcaagACGTTCTTTTATGcacaaaagttcttaattttcatgatatccaacagaatttttttttttcttttgtttgtgcttttggagTTGTATCTTAGGCCAcggcctaatccaaggtcatacAGATTTGCCTCTGTCTTCTTCTAAAGGTTGTACATTAATAGCTTTTGCTCTGACATTTAGGTCTTTGAGCCATCTGGTCCACCTTCAGTTTTTCTGTGTGCATATCCAGTTGTATCAGCACTATCTGTTAAAAACTATTCTTTTTCCATggaattgtcttggcacccttgttgaagatCAATGGGCCATTactgtgagggtttatttctggactctcaattttattccattgatctatatgtctatccatACGCTAGTACCGCACTGTCTTGAtgtgtaataagttttgaaaccACGAAGTGTAAGTCTCCcaacttagtttttctttttcaagattattctGGTTATTTTAGGTCCCTTaaagttccatatgaattttgtcAATTTGTCAAAGAAGCCAGCTGAGATTATGATAGGGACGGTGCTGAATGTGAAAGTCAATTTGTGGAGTACTACCATCTTCACAattaagtcttctgatccatgaccACCAAATGTCTTTCTACTTATCtgggtcttctttaatttctttcaacaatgttttgtagtttccagAGTAAAAGTTTTATGCTTTGTGACTAAATTTATTCCTATCAGATTGTTTTCatgctattgtaagtgggattgctttttcttttcttcctttcctttctctttctctctttctttctctttctctcgtTCTTTCTTTcaagagagggtcttgctctgtcgtccaggctagagggcagaaatgcaatcttggctcactgcaacctatacctcctgggcccaagtggtcctcctgcctcagcctccctagcagttgggactacaggcacacatcacccaaaaaaaaaaaagaaaaattttttttgtatttttttgtagagacagggtttcaccatgttgcccaggctggtctcgaaatcctgggctcaagccatccgcccacctcagccttccaaaatgatGGGATAACAGATGCAagcctggccagttttttgttttttgagacagagtctccctctgtcacccaggctggagtgcagggcgtgatcttagttcactgcaacctccatcttctgggttcaagtgattcttctgcctcagcctcccgagtagttgggattacaggcatgtgctaccacgcccagctaatttttgaatttttagtagagatggggtttcaccatgttggccaggctggtctcaaactcctgacctcaagtgatctgcccgcctcggcctcccaaagcgctaggattacaggcgtgagccactgtgccgggcccaGAACTGGTTTTTCTATATGGCTCTTTTATCTTGCAACCTTGGCAAACTCACCTATgatttctaatagttttttaatgCATTCCTAAGATATGTTTGATTTTGAATGCCAACACAGCAAATAATTCAGACAACAAGACACACTGAAGAAGTAGCGTCTTAATGCTGTAAATGTTCTCAAATATAGTCAGGGAAAATATGACTATGAAAGTATAGTATTTAtaagtttttgaattttagtacTCTCTGtaagctaaaaaaaatttaattgtagtGGGTATAAAGCAAAAATAGGGAATCAGCTTGTTAATCACTAATGATTTTAGAGTGTAATTCAAAAGAAACTGACCTTCTAAAAAACcaaaattattcaaagaaaaaaattaagattcaaTCATGGATAAAATGGCAGGAAAAaaccctttatttcctttattgaaTATTATGTTTACTACAAACTTATATAAATTCCAAGACAAtctattaaaaaatctaaaatat is from Macaca fascicularis isolate 582-1 chromosome 9, T2T-MFA8v1.1 and encodes:
- the EIF4EBP2 gene encoding eukaryotic translation initiation factor 4E-binding protein 2; this translates as MSSSAGSGHQPSQSRAIPTRTVAISDAAQLPHDYCTTPGGTLFSTTPGGTRIIYDRKFLLDRRNSPMAQTPPCHLPNIPGVTSPGTLIEDSKVEVNNLNNLNNHDRKHAVGDDAQFEMDI